cacatttgaaaatctgGTAAAGAGAAAATGCATGCAAAAAGGGAATTTGCCCGGTAAAATAATTGCTAAATTGCTATATAGTCTGTATCATAGTAAGTACACATATTTTAGTTAGATACTTTTATAGACTACAAACTACTTAGAATAAATTGTTAATGTcatttttgatgtttttatcTTCTTAATTCTCGCTAGTTTATTTGATATGCCATGAATTTTCTATAGTATTTTTAAAGCACATTTTACAACATTCGAATACCCCGTCATTAACTTGCAAAAAGAAAGATTTATCTACAAGCATTTAGATAATAAGATATCTTAGATAGCAAACCAATTATTGTCAGGatgacaataaaattatttaatatttattagtttgatGAGACattggcgcttctgattggtcgaaaaatttctttgatacctgcatcaataatcATATGGGCACATACACTTTCACGGTATAACTGCTGTTCATATTTGGTAACAATGAGTTTTTAATtaacacacgtacatgatcggtcatcagaataagcataGTAAAGCAAAGCTATGAGTAGtgcatcaactccttctgcgtattccaagcggcagatatcaGTACATCACTGACTATCTAGTTACCACGCTGCTTcgtttaaattatttacatttatgatcaatgacacttcacattttataatttgaaaatgttttaataaatgataagaaatgaatttaatttttttttattgatcgacgtatcaaaggaaaaaatgaccggaaaacattttcatttatgcgctacgcgcattttCCGGTCAATActtcgatcaatagaaaaattattaaattcatttcttaattaattttgCATAACCCAGGAACCCATAAAAGGCTTTTCTCATAAAATTATGacaattataaatttattaactacgtttatttttttaaaaatgaattaaagtttcacaaaaaaaaaaatccaatataaATTTTGCAACTCGTATTGCttttaacaaaagctttgtacatgtttaatatttacTACACGATAAAAcatctaaatttttgaaaataaaaaaaaaccaggcatatattatgaaaataacGGACTTGAAGTAGGAActtattttattcacttttcaaaataaaaatgaaaaaaaaagtctttgattgaaataaaatacttaGACTGAACTTTATGCATTAAATAAATTCCTCCAGTAAAAAACCTCAAATgtattcattttgaatatacattaatacatgtatcaatatcatATAATCATAGTATTCAAACATACGATATCGTCTATATGACCCAAACACAAAtttatagatataaataaatacataaatacattGAATGTTAGAAAGGCAGATAAAAGTTGGTGCATATAtataaactttgtatttaacATACAGGTCATTGGTGTTGGCACTGGtataaaaaatacactgtagatatatttaaatacattgtacGTAGTTTTTCACTTTCAATTTTCAACTGTGATGCGGTTCTTcgtttttaaaatgctgcaaaagAAATTTGTCAATGTTTTAATTTAGAACTAAACATTTTACTGAATTATTATGATATCTTATGCCATGAATGACAACTACAAGTAGTcttaatttatcaattcatgGTTTGTAGAGTGGTTACTattcttgaaacaaaaaataggATAGACTAATACTGTTAATCATTTTGTGTGTTTTTCGTGATAAAGTTCagtatttcaaatacatgtacacaaattaaaaaaagttcaaCGCACCATATTGATAAAATTGAACAGCTCACAATCAAAACGAACAACACAACAGCGGTGAAGGCGGGGACCATCCATTTTATTGTGCTGATATCATCACAGCAACCTGAGGAACCAGAGGACAAGCTTCCCGTGTCTGAGGCCTCCTTCACGTCATCTACTTCTATCACCAATATTAGATCAGTCATTGTGGTAGATGTTTTAGTAAAAGTTTCCTGAAATCGCATTACGTAGGTCCTGTGTTCTCCCTCATAATCGAATAAAACGTCATTCCTTATCTTAATGACTTGTCCTACAATGTAGTAATATgctttgttttaaatcatacagATTTAATCTAGGCTTACAAAGAACGTTTATAATATTTGGTCATTTTATCATCCATTCACTGCACAGGCTAAaactatattcatttttatcagCATATATTTTTTCCCTCTAGGTTAGCTTTGAAAATATGTGACGTTCAATTTTCAATAACACGCGGCGAATGAGCACAAGTGGACGTCATCACTcgttttaaattgatttatcaTTGTACTATTGAATGAAACTTTCATTACCATTTTTTATAGttacttttgaaaaatcattgttaaaacacattttttcgaGCTCAAAAAAGAGCTTTCCCggcaaagtttctggcactgtGTTGTTAGTCTCGGAAGCGcattaaattacatgttttatggCTGTTCCATAAAAAAATCGTATTCCTTACGAAAAGCGTatttattattgctttagagcGATGAAACAggaatattttatacaaataaacatcaaaattaaaaaaaaaaagtgcttTGAATTCTTATTTTTGGATATCGTTGGTCTTATAAACCACCAGGCCTTGCAGACAAAATATCAATGAAGCCTTAAAGCCttaaaaattcagaaatatGAATATGTTTATAGTATAAGACGTAAACATATTCAGCTTCTCTTTTTAATCTGCATAGAAGCATTCAAATTTACGAGGTAAGTATATTAGATTGACATGCTCTGTCATAAATAGGTTTTTTAGTCGCCCTTTTCACTGATTTACATCTCTTTTTCCCATTAGACACAAAATTGCCTGTTTATTCCTTTGGAAGTGATGGGGAATAATACTAACCTTTTAAACAAACAACtaatgttttgtagcaaaaatCGGgactaaaattaaaatatgtctaCTGAGTGGTGATTTGAGTTTCTATTtatctttatcattattatcaatTAATATGGTTTTTAGTATTAATGAGAGTAAACTTACCTCTAGCGTCGTATTCAAGGACTTCGGAAGTGACCTCTGGATATTGGTTGACTAATTCAAAGCTAGTCTGTTCACCCTCTATGGTAAATATAGTGACTCCGGTTTCCGTGTTCTCAGGTATTGTTACTTTGTTGGGTAAATTGACAGTTTGTCCTtcaatcatataataatgaaagaaaaatatttattcatagaTTAATATCTTCTTACAAAGACATTTGGACtgttatgttttttgttttagaaatattAACAAAGCACAGAGgttatacaatttttataaaattttataagagATAATTACTTAATCTTTCTCAAAAAAGGGAAAAGGGGAATTATTggtcattttcttttaaaaagtctCTTGGGGTGGGGGTATGATCAGGAAAATAAATGTcgtttaaattttatactttGTATGGATTAATTTGACAGAAGCTGCCTTATATAGGATATTTAACAATGAAAgatattattttctgagaaaatttattttttatgaggTTGTAccattaaatgtttttttgtttattcttttaacTCATTTTTGCTAAAGTTGAATAAAAagtaatatctctctctctctctctctttctctctctctctcttttaaatcTCACCGCTGACGGAGAGGAAATCAAAAGCAAATCCCATGAAAACTAAAACTCCCTGTTTAGTATACATTCTGTATATCTTTGAcataagttacatgtaaattgttttcatagtcacaatgtacatttatataggGAGTGAGCAAAGAGAtacatatctaaaaaaaaaatatggggtTTCATTGGATAACGTTGAAGTTGATGCGTCTCAgtgttactttttttaaatcgcAGATTGGTTAAAGCGGAAATAATTATTTGGAAACAACCCGTGTTTGCTCCATTAAATagcataaaaataataattaataatttacgTCTCTAAATTAACTACTAATGTTTAGTAATGTAATAATTAACTCTGATTAtggtaataaaaaattaaatggctTCTAATCGTTTTTACAGTAATTGCAAAAACGCATTTTAAGAAATTTCTGCTCCGtcttttttgtcttttaaaaaaaaagaggtggtGATGATGTGCCAAATTAACACCtgtacatcaaaataaaaccaaagttTATAAAAACCTGATAATTCCATTAGTCAAGTGTAATTCTCTTGTAATTCGAAACTGTGTTTCTCAAATTTCTTTGATGTATTCtacaacaaaatatttggaaaagTTTTATAAGGGTGAATAGCGagcatttcaaaataattaaattgaaaacacATAGCACGtacattatattttgaaattagaaatttttaaaatatgtttttttcttcttcagatTGATGCATACTTCatagtttcattttattattattatttttcactgAAATGGCCAAATGGAATaccattatttattatataatcaATTTTGTCCGTCGAATTATGTTGGTTCAATTATTTGATGCGTTATTGCTGACTAAAATGATATTAAagctttaataatttttcttggTTATCGGATACATCTTACTCTGTAATTTTAAGGTATGTTAATgtgatttaaactttttatcttCAGCAATTTCATTGCATGTACGGTCACATATCCTCTATTTCTACTTAAATCTGACTACGctttttgaatcattttaagcAATTGCCCGATGCATCTTCAGACTTGTCTATAAACGTCATGCTAcaatacctaaaaaaaaaatcaagtacagATTGACACAAAATAAATGGGAaatctgatcactttttgtttgataaagtTCGGAAGATCTTGCTTTTTAATCGCTGTTTCTGAACCGtcaataacaattaaaaaattaaaaagacacaAATAGGTTAACACTGTTATGTAATTTGTTATCAAGATAACTtattatgttatatatatattaatgatttatatatttgatgtaaaaaaatcccatttttaaaattgataagtaTCTTAATCAATTttggttttcaaaataaatttattttattttcattcaaattttcgaTTTGGATTAATCTTTACTTGATATTGAAAACgattttgtttaataatgaaacccatataattcttttttactAATAAATCAAAAGAGCTGGGTTGTAAACTATACTTTCCTTCTTAACAAAGAGGAAAGAATAACGATTTatgaagaattttaattttaatgctaaaatatttggCATATGATTTTCACTGAATGAGAGATTAAGACTATTAGTCATATATAAAAACTGTAGGTAGATGTGATGTTGACTCTCTAGCCTTGTTAACTGTGATTTGTCATTCCATTAGCCAATAGCTGAGATCCCagaattatatacatttaaactTGAAAAGGCTATAAACGCAGCATGGTACTGTGCAGAGACAGGTATTTAATGTCGTTATTTTATACCTTAAAtgctttttcatttttctcctttattgtttttttattatttttattttattcgttgttttaaaaaatgtaaagtaaTACCAATTTGcgaaaattgttttgaaacattCGAAAACTTTTTCCGGTGTAACATTACTGAAATTTAATGGTAGTTCAGGGTAATAAACTGCATACAGAAAGGCCATTAtacacaaaaatttatattctatttttttgtCAACCTTCAAGGTTTATCAAAATTGTTGTCATAATGTTTCGTTTTAACATATGAAATTTACTAATAACCGTGCGGTTCCAGATTAAGTTCAAGGTGTAATattacaaaatttcaaatgttatGGCACCAATGACCGACATTTATGTACTTGGCACGAATCCGTCAAGGCCCATTTACTAGTTGGATTGAAACATATAAAAacaccattgaaaaaaaattattgcagaatattgaaaataaatgccATCACTTTAAATTGCATTCTGCTGACAATAAATACCAATTCATTTAAATCGTTTAAA
This genomic window from Magallana gigas chromosome 5, xbMagGiga1.1, whole genome shotgun sequence contains:
- the LOC109620405 gene encoding uncharacterized protein — encoded protein: MYTKQGVLVFMGFAFDFLSVSGQTVNLPNKVTIPENTETGVTIFTIEGEQTSFELVNQYPEVTSEVLEYDARGQVIKIRNDVLFDYEGEHRTYVMRFQETFTKTSTTMTDLILVIEVDDVKEASDTGSLSSGSSGCCDDISTIKWMVPAFTAVVLFVLIVSCSILSICILKTKNRITVEN